The Meiothermus sp. region TGCTTGGGGGATGGTGGGGGGCGTGGCGGGGACGCAAAACCTGGGTTGGCTGGGCTTTGGGGCTGCAAATGCTGCTCACGGTGGGCTTATACATCCTCTACCTGAGCCGTTAGGGGTAGTGTATGAGGCATGAGCCAACCAGCCATACAACTCTTGTGGCCCACCCCTATCCTGGTACGTAAGTTTGACCAAGCGGAGGCAGTGAATGCCGAGTTACTCCGGCTGTTTTATGGTGAGGTGCAAGCCAGCGGCAGCCTGAAGGGCACGGTGTATAGCAGCTCGGATGACATCCTGGAGCGCTACCAGAGCCCGGCGCTCCAGGCCCTGTTTGGTTTTATTTCCAATGCGGTGTTCGAGGCCGCCAGCACCATGAACGGCTCCATCTGGCAACAGATTGGGGTCAGAAATTTGCAGATGCGGGTGGTAGGGGCCTGGTTCCAGATACAAAACCGCTTTGGCTTTCACGACATCCACAACCACGGCAACTGTTCTTGGTCCGGAGTGTACTATGTGCAGCTCGACCCGGCCGAGCGGCGCCGGCAGCACCCGGTCTTGGGTGCGCTCAACGGTATCACCCGGTTTTATGCCCAACACCTAAGCCTGTTGGGGGGCGCCCACATGGATCTGGGCAACGCCTACATGCAGCAGTCCACCTTTGATGTAACCCCCGAGGAAGGGGTGCTGGTGGTGTTCCCAAGCTGGCTCCTGCACAAAGCCATGCCCTATGATGGCGAACGCGACCGGGTGATCATCTCCTTCAATGCCCAGGTGCATGGCGAACGGGGAAACCAGGCTTTTGCGTACGGATTCCACTAAGTGGTCTGGTAACTAAATTTCCGAAGTTATGTACCGTACACCGAATACATCGTTGTAGAGATTCCATCCCACTTCGGCCCCGAGATGGCCTAAAAACGCCCTCCCTACCGCGTAGGGAGGGTGGGGGAGGGTATCAGGCAAGGCCCCCAATCCGCTGCGTGAAGGGCCAGGTCAGCCACCCCACCTGGCCTCCCCTAGGCAGTAGGGGAGGGAAGGGGCGAAGCGGGGTGGGGTGCTTTTTGCATGACCGTACAGGCAAGACACCGAAGGCCCAGGTTTACGAGACACGGCGCGTTCTGAAGGCTAAACCCCATACTGCGTATTTTGTTACCAGACCACTAAGAGCGGTTTCCACGAATACCCCCAACAGCGGTGTGTGCTGTTGGGGGTAAAACACCGGCCGCCGCGAGGGCAGTGTTTGTGGGAAACACGATGGCCCCAGACGCAAAGCAGACAAGCGTGCCTCACCGAGGTGAGGCACGTCTGCTTGTCCCTTCTCGTTTTCGTGGGCGGCCGCGTCTGTGAAGAGCGCGATAAGGCAAACCTTTTGCGCCGATTTTGAACGGTTAGGGCAGTGGAAACTGCGAAGCAAAGGCTCTAACTTCAGCTTTTAGCGCCTCGGGGTTTTCGCCCTTCAGGGCACGGTCGATCAGGTCGGCGATGGTGGGCATGTGCGCTTCGGTCATGCCACGGGTGGTGATGGCCGGGGTGCCGATGCGGATGCCCCCCCCGTGGATGATTTTCTCGGTGTCGTAGGGCAGGGTGCTTTTGGAGATGGTGATGTGTACGGCGTCTAGTAGCTTGGTAGCCTTGGTGCCGTTGAGGCCCTGGGGGCGCAAATCTACCACAAAGAGGTGGTTATCGGTGCCGCCCGAAACGATGCGGTAACCGCGCTTTTGCAGCTCGGCGGCCAGCGTCTGGGCGTTTTTGATGATCTGGGCTGAGTAGGTTTTGAAGGAGGGCTGCAAAGCCTCCCAGAAGGCCACTGCTTTGCCCGCGATGACGTGCTCCAGAGGCCCTCCCTGGGTTCCGGGGAAAATGGAGCGATCTAGGATGGCGGCTATCTCGAGGTCGTTCGACAGGAGCAGGCCCGCCCGTGGCCCCCGCAGCGTCTTGTGGGTGGTGGAGGTAACCACGTGAGCGTAGGGCAGGGGCGAGGGGTGCAGACCGGTGGCCACCAGCCCTGCAATGTGGGCGATGTCGGCCATCAGGTAGGCTCCCACTTCGTCGGCGATCTCGCGGAAAGCCTTGAAGTCGAGGATGCGGCTATAAGCGCTGGCCCCGCAGATGATCATCTTGGGCTTGTGCTCCAGTGCCAGGGCCCGCACATCCTCCATGTGCAGCAGCTCGTCTTCCTGGCGCACCTTGTAGCCGAAGAACTTGTAGTTGAGGCCCGAGAAGTTGACCGGGGAGCCGTGGGTGAGGTGGCCCCCGTGCGACAGGTCCATGCCCAGCACGGTGTCGCCGGGTTTGAGCAGGGCTGCGTATACCGCGATGTTGGCGCTCGAGCCCGAATGGGGCTGCACGTTGGCCCAGGCCGCACCAAAGAGCTGTTTGGCCCGCTCGATGGCTAGGGTTTCGATCTGGTCTACAATTTCACAGCCGCCATACCAGCGCTTGCCAGGGTAGCCCTCGGCGTATTTGTTGGTGAGCACGCTGCCTACCGCCTCGCGCACCGCCGCCGAGGTAAAGTTCTCCGAGGCAATGAGCTCTAAGCCGTTGCGCTGGCGCTCTTCTTCCTGGCGGATCAGGTCGAACACCAGCTCGTCACGCGGGGGGTTGTCGGGAGCCTTAATCATTTTCCAAGTATAGCAATTTCAAACTGCCCCTCAAATCCGGTAGACTGAGGCCATGAGTGTTTTGGGGCGTATCTCCTTGATCCTCGGGCTTATCCTTTTAATCGTGGCGATTATCCTGGCCACGCTGAATTTCATCACCATCCGCGACTACCTGGTGGCCCTCACCGCCCAGCGCAGCCGCGACTTTTACAACGTAAACCCACGCCTCTGGATTACCTACCTGGTGGTGTTTGGCTCGGGCTTGTTCCTGGGCCTGGGCATGGTCTGGAGCCTAATGGCCCGCCGGCAGCCCCGCGCTACCGAGTAAAACCTTGGCCGGTTACCTCTACGTTCTGGCCGCGGCTTGCTTGTGGGGCCTCTTGGGGGTGGTGTCCAAGTGGGCCTTCGAGCAGGGGGTGAGCCCCCTCGAGGTGGCCTTCTGGCGGGCCGCTTTGGGGGCGGTGTTGTTCGGTGCACAAGCCGTCTGGATACAAAAAGTGCACCTCGAGCGCCCCGACCGCTGGGCCGTCCTGGGCTTTGGCCTGGTGGGGATTTCCCTCTTTTACGGAGCCTATCAGCTGGCTATCGAGAGCGGAGGGGCGGCTTTGGCCTCGGTGCTGCTGTACACCGCCCCGGCCATTGTGGCCCTGTTGTCGTGGCTCTTTTTGCGCGAGCCAATGGACGCCCACAAGCTCTTTGCGGTGGGCCTGACCCTGCTGGGCGTGGCCCTGGTCAGTTTGCAAGGGGGTGGGGTGAAGGTAAGCCCGGCGGCCTTGTTCTGGGGGCTTCTGTCGGCGCTGACCTATGCCACCTACTACCTGTTTGGCAAGCTCTACCTGAACAAATACAGCACCCCCACGGTGTTTTTATATGCGCTGCCGGTGGGGGCCTTGGGGCTCTTACCTTTTGTGGATTTTGTGCCCAAGAACGCCGAAGCCTGGACGGCCATTGCCTTTTTGACCCTGGCCTCCACCTTTTTGGCAGTCACGCTCTACTTTGCCGGGCTCAGGCGCTTAGAGGCCACCCGGGCTTCGGTGGTGGCCACCATAGAGCCGGTGGTGGCGGCCCTGGCGGCCTGGCTCTGGTGGGGCGAGCGCTTCAGCCTGCTGGGGTATCTGGGGGCGGGGCTGGTGCTGTTGGGGGTGGTCTGGATGGTTTTGAGGCCAGAACCTAGTACAGCGCCTAGTCTTTAGGCCGTAAGGCCTCGACGTCCTCGAGGTCTTTAGGCCGTCCCGCAGCTACTTTGGAAGCGATGAGATCCTCCAGCGAGACCACGTAAAAGGGCTGCCCCTGATACTGCATCAGGTTTCTTCGTTCCCAGGCAGCCTCAAAATCCAGCCCGGGGGTATTGGTTTGCACATCCAGCCGAATACGATCCTTGAAGACGGTCACGTCATTGCTCAAAATCTCCTTTGGGGAGGTCAAATTCGCCGAAGTGATATTGGCTTTTGCCAGGGCATCCAGCAGCCGGGCTGCGTTATCGTGGGTGGCCTCAATCAAGATATCAAGATCCAGGGTTGCCCTAGGTACCCCATACAGGACAGCGGCTATGCCCCCAATGACCAAATACTTCACCTCATGGGCGTTCAACGACGCGAACACGTCTTTTAGCGTATTTAGCATGGTCCTGGCGATCCTTAGCCGCGATGATGTGGGGGTTGTTTTGCAAGATGAGGTCGGTCATCATGACCAGGTAGGCCATGCGCTCCTCGAGCGACAGCGATTGAAACCAGCGGGCCTTGGCCTGCAAACTCTCCTCGGCGCGGTCATGGGAAACGCTGACCTTCACGTTACAGATTGTATCAGAAGGTCTTTGTGTGATTACTAGGTGCCCTGTAGGCTGGGATAGCGTTGAGGCACCCATCTTCAAACTGGGGGTAGCAGATGCAAGAATTCAGGCACTGGATTTTATTGGCATTCTTCCTGCTAGGCTTCTCGTGGGCCCAGCAGAAAATTGCCGTCACCTTCACCTACGACCCCCCTTATGGCCTCGAGGTGCGCTCGGTGAGCCTGCGGGGGAGCTTCAACAACTGGGCCGAGCTGCCCTTGCAAAAAACCGAGGAAGGGGTCTGGCAGGTGGTGGTGGAGCTGCCCCCTGGCCCGGTGCATTACAAGTTCTTCATCAACGGGCAGTGGCCCCGCAACATGTGCGAAGACGAGATTTTTGGCACCCCGCAAGTAGACCTCGAGGCCCAGGGCTGCCTGGACGACGGCCAGGGGGGCCAGAATGCGGTGCGCGAGGTGGGCCGGGTAGCCGATAACCCGCCCGATACCGTCGGGCTGGCTTTTGCACACGACCCCAACCGGCCACAGTTCGTTTCAGAGGCAGCAGGCCGCCTTTCGGTGCGCTTCCAGGTGCCCCAAAGCAGCATCCAAAAGGCGGTGCTGCTGGCCGACAAGGCATATCCCATGACCCTGCAACTCACCGCACCGGAGGGCGAGATCTGGCGGGCTGCGTTGCCGCTCTCGGTCAAAACCTATCGGATTCAGATTCTCGATAAAGACGGCCAAGAGCAGACTTTTGGCCCCTACCAGACCCCGGCCCAGCCCTTTCGTGCGGTGGACTGGGTGGCCGGGCGGGTGGGCTACCAGATTTTCCCCGACCGCTTCTGGAACGGCGACCCCCGCAACGACCGCCGGGCCCTGGAAACCAGTCAGGCCCGCTTCGACCAGACTTGGACGGGCCGGCTGCCCTACCTCTCGCGCTGGAGCGACCCGCCGGGCGATTACCACTGCTGCCAGCAGTACTACGGCGGCGACCTGGCCGGGGTCTTGCAGCGCCTGCCGCACCTGCGGGCGCTGGGGGTGAACCTTATCTACTTCAACCCCCTCTTCGATTCCGGCTCGGCCCACGGCTACGACACCCACGACTACGTGCGCGTGGCTCCCCGGCTGGGCGACAATGCCCTTCTGCGGCGGGTGCTGGCCGAGGCGCATCGGCAGGGCATCAAGGTTCTCTTCGACTTTGTGCCCAACCACACCGGCCTGGGGCACTGGGCTTTTCAGGATGTGGTGAAGAAAGGCCGCGACTCCCGCTACTGGAACTGGTACT contains the following coding sequences:
- a CDS encoding TIGR02466 family protein, with the protein product MSQPAIQLLWPTPILVRKFDQAEAVNAELLRLFYGEVQASGSLKGTVYSSSDDILERYQSPALQALFGFISNAVFEAASTMNGSIWQQIGVRNLQMRVVGAWFQIQNRFGFHDIHNHGNCSWSGVYYVQLDPAERRRQHPVLGALNGITRFYAQHLSLLGGAHMDLGNAYMQQSTFDVTPEEGVLVVFPSWLLHKAMPYDGERDRVIISFNAQVHGERGNQAFAYGFH
- the glyA gene encoding serine hydroxymethyltransferase yields the protein MIKAPDNPPRDELVFDLIRQEEERQRNGLELIASENFTSAAVREAVGSVLTNKYAEGYPGKRWYGGCEIVDQIETLAIERAKQLFGAAWANVQPHSGSSANIAVYAALLKPGDTVLGMDLSHGGHLTHGSPVNFSGLNYKFFGYKVRQEDELLHMEDVRALALEHKPKMIICGASAYSRILDFKAFREIADEVGAYLMADIAHIAGLVATGLHPSPLPYAHVVTSTTHKTLRGPRAGLLLSNDLEIAAILDRSIFPGTQGGPLEHVIAGKAVAFWEALQPSFKTYSAQIIKNAQTLAAELQKRGYRIVSGGTDNHLFVVDLRPQGLNGTKATKLLDAVHITISKSTLPYDTEKIIHGGGIRIGTPAITTRGMTEAHMPTIADLIDRALKGENPEALKAEVRAFASQFPLP
- a CDS encoding DMT family transporter, translated to MAGYLYVLAAACLWGLLGVVSKWAFEQGVSPLEVAFWRAALGAVLFGAQAVWIQKVHLERPDRWAVLGFGLVGISLFYGAYQLAIESGGAALASVLLYTAPAIVALLSWLFLREPMDAHKLFAVGLTLLGVALVSLQGGGVKVSPAALFWGLLSALTYATYYLFGKLYLNKYSTPTVFLYALPVGALGLLPFVDFVPKNAEAWTAIAFLTLASTFLAVTLYFAGLRRLEATRASVVATIEPVVAALAAWLWWGERFSLLGYLGAGLVLLGVVWMVLRPEPSTAPSL
- a CDS encoding nucleotidyltransferase, translated to MFASLNAHEVKYLVIGGIAAVLYGVPRATLDLDILIEATHDNAARLLDALAKANITSANLTSPKEILSNDVTVFKDRIRLDVQTNTPGLDFEAAWERRNLMQYQGQPFYVVSLEDLIASKVAAGRPKDLEDVEALRPKD
- a CDS encoding alpha-amylase family glycosyl hydrolase; this encodes MQEFRHWILLAFFLLGFSWAQQKIAVTFTYDPPYGLEVRSVSLRGSFNNWAELPLQKTEEGVWQVVVELPPGPVHYKFFINGQWPRNMCEDEIFGTPQVDLEAQGCLDDGQGGQNAVREVGRVADNPPDTVGLAFAHDPNRPQFVSEAAGRLSVRFQVPQSSIQKAVLLADKAYPMTLQLTAPEGEIWRAALPLSVKTYRIQILDKDGQEQTFGPYQTPAQPFRAVDWVAGRVGYQIFPDRFWNGDPRNDRRALETSQARFDQTWTGRLPYLSRWSDPPGDYHCCQQYYGGDLAGVLQRLPHLRALGVNLIYFNPLFDSGSAHGYDTHDYVRVAPRLGDNALLRRVLAEAHRQGIKVLFDFVPNHTGLGHWAFQDVVKKGRDSRYWNWYFIRQWPFTPGDGRAYVGWADLGSLPKLNTMNPEVQDYLIRVSRFWLNFGFDGIRVDVANEIAPEFVRKWRATLKALKPEVYLVGEVWDLRPQYLQGDQFDSLMNYTVGRGGSPPALGGVLGFARGGPLQNGRRVLAELARVYAAYPEAVAAMGFNLIGSHDTPRVLTDLGGGGWRDTPSPEALARLRLASAMLYALPGASVFFQGEECGFAGERGQWPVNELYRYPLQWDKCRADVLEHYRLLGRLKGQLKAFQSPLFRTYLGEGPLLAFLRGEPGVGEVLAAFNNSLEEARLLLPEGRWRDEVEGRVYQGEVGLSGLGWRYLERIR